The genome window ttccctttccccttccctttccccttccctttccccttccctttccccttccctttccccttccctttccccttccctttcccttccctttccccttccctttccccttcccttcccttcccttcccttccccttcccttccccttcccttccccttccccttccccttccctttccccttccctttccccttcccttccccttccctttccccttccctttccccttccctttccccttccctttccccttcccttccccttccctttcctcttccctttccccttccctttccctttcccttccccttcccttccccttcccttccccttcccttcccttcccttccctggggtTTCTCTGGGTTTCCCTGACCCGTTGTCCCTTTCCTCAGGTGAGGTGCAGGCTGACAGGCCACGAGCTGCCGTGCCGCCTGTCCGAGCTCCAGGCTTACACCAACGGCAAGAAGTACCGGCGGCTGCTGCAGACAGCCGGAGAGTTTGACTATGGCAGCTTTGAGCCCCACATAGTGCCCAGCACGAAGAATCTGTACGTATTGTGCCTCCACCCCGCCTCAGACACGAGGTGGTTGAGCTTCACAAAGTTCTTGACTGGTGATGGGATTGGGAGGGTTGGGACAGCCTTTgttgtttattattattgatcACCTTTGATCACAGTGCTTGTCAGTGAGAAGTTACCAAGTGACAGCACACATAAACTGTGTCGTGggctctttctctctgtctgtcaGGCACCAGCTCTTCTGCAAGCTCACTCTCAGACACATCAATAAATTTCCAGAGCATGTGCTGAGGCACGTCCAGGGGAAACGCTATCAGAAGGCCCTAAAAGCTTGTAAGTAGCTTCTCTGAAGATACAACCAGACACCTCTTTTCTCTGAGCTGTCAGGATCTCAGTAGCTCTACATAAAGGAAGGGGATCCCTCCTCTTTAGCTCGTCAGTAACACACTGTGTGAGCTCCTCAGCTGGAAGGTttgcagagggagggagcaATAGGCCTCTAAATCACCCAGAAACATCCTTGCTTGAGGAGGGTGGCTCTAAACCccccccagggaggtggctcaGACCTCCAGCTCAATCCCTGTGTTAAACCTTCCCCACCTCTCGTGGCATCGCTGCTGAACACACAGATTATGTGAAGAGTTGGAGCTCAACATCCTTTTGAGCATTTAACAGAAGTTAGAGCTGGAAATGAAGAGGCCTGGGGTGCCTGGGTGGCCTTGCTAAgtgctgccctccctccccagatGAGGAATGCCAGAGGGCAGGCCTGGAGTtcatccctgcctgcctggcacAGAGGCAGCGGCGGGCACAGcgccctgaggagcagaggggagggagcaggaaagAGCCCGAGTTCTGGGAGCCCAAATCCAGCgatgaggatggagaggagaCAGATGACAGCATGAGTGACCTGTACCCACGTGAGTAAGGACACCCATGTCACCTGTGTCCTgaagggagctgctcagctcattgccttccagctgctttttgctgctcCCTTCCATGGAAACACTGCTGGGGTTCTTCTGCTTCCCCAAGCATTTCAGGAGGGACACTTGCTCAGAAGCAAaatcatcttttaaaattctctttccaGTAAAGTTtgggagaggcagagcctgTGTGTTCAGCGAGCTGATCTCAGGCTCAATCTTTGTCTTTCAGCCTCACTCTTCACTGAAAAAAGCCCCGGAGCTCCAGAGGCCTCCCAGGGCACTGAGCACTTTGCAACAGAcagtgaggaggagggggcCAAGCAGAATGGTGTGAAGGGGGAGTCTGGTGGGAGGATGGATGTCAGCAGAGCAGGTGGCACCAAGAGGGGGAAGGTGGGTGTcaggctgcagcctgcagcactgtgtgtctgctctgtgcctgtctgaggcagcaggaggtgtGAAGCTGCTCACAACACTCCCTGTGTGCCAGACACCAGTCAGCCCCTGAGCTGTGAGTTGCACTCACTCAGTGTTGatcctgcctgctccagcagggaTGTTCCTGCCTCTAGGAATAACTGCTGGGATCCTGCTGCGTGCTCTGTGACAGAGAGACTGCAGCACCTCATCATCTTCCTCCCTAAAAACTGTAGTTAAACCTTCTGGAGCTCACAGGGTCTTCCTACATCAATTTTTTGGAGGGGTGAGCCAGGTCCTGCCTTCCAGGACACACCCTGATCCTCCTCTGTGTGGGAAGCAGGCAGTTGTTACAAGGCTGCATAAACCTTTGACTCTGCAAAGCAGCTTCTGGATCTCTTGTCACCATCAcactggaaagggaaggggTGGATGAAATTTAGGCTCATTTCTTCTGGGAGAGCATCACTGTCTGTGAGCACAGCCCTGTCAGgagtgctcctggctggctGGGACCAGGGCTGTGCTTGTTCTGTCTCTGTTGGCAAAGCAGACTGGATTTGGGGTTTATAAATAAGCtgattctctttttctttcctctctacAGAAGCAGTCAGGccctttaaagaagaaattcaaaaGTCATCATCGAAAACCCAAGAACTTCAAGAAGGTGGCCAAtggcaaataaatatttatgataaAATACTTGGTCTGGAGGTTGTTGTGTAAGAGTTGTagagggagcaggaggctgaAGAGGGGAATAGTGGGGTGGAGCTCAGGTGTGTTCCCCCCAGCACACAGGGAAGGCTGATGGCTGTATccaggcagaggcagctcagTGCTTGGATCTCTCCATGGAATGGTGGGTTTGGCAGGGAGAAGACCCGGGACATCTGGGCCAGGCAGCCCCCTGGGGGTGTCACCACTCACAGCCGCCAGGTGGATACAAAGATgccattgttttattttgattgtttccaaaaatcaaaacattttcaaacacaACTAAGGTACAAAATACAGCATAAAATGAgaatttatactttttttttttttttttccacatagaaagcaaaaatatattcagaattAATTCCAGAATACTTTGCAGAGCCAATCGAGAGCTGACTTCCTGCTTGTGAGAGCTTCTTGGCCACAGGGAGGGGTCACTGTATTGTTGGGAGATGCACAAATACAGCAGTGTTTGTAGGAAACCAGGATCTTCTGCACCAGGACTCACAGTCAGTGAGTCTGCACATTGTGCTGCCTAGAAATATCTTATAATGCCCTCTACCTAACTCTGCCCCTTTAGCACCAAAATCTCTCTGCTGCAAGGGGCAGTATCAGTTCCTTTTCTGGGGTCTTTTGTTGGAAAGGGGACTTGATTTTGACAGAGGAAACTGGTATTTCAGGCTAGTCTGATACCCAGCTCCTTAGTTAGGCAGGACACAAAGAAGTTGAAAAAGGACTAACTTACAAGATGTTTCTATCATTAAGTTTATAAATACCACGTGAACATCAAGAGCAGGTAAGGTGTCTGAGCATGGCTGCCTTGATGTTGTCTGAAACCATCACAGGACCTGCAGGGAAAGTGAGGGGAAGCACCCTGTGCTGTGTGCCCATCACCTCAGACCAGTTTGTTTTGCTACCAAGAGAGGGAACAAACACTTCAGGTGAAAACTTCTCTCAAAACCTccacaaaaaaagccacctATGTGACCTGACCTTAAATGCTGGcttcccctcccacccaccccacacACCACTTCgtgtccttcagcagcagcagcagcacacctTGCTATGACATGGGCTGTTTTCCCCTGAAGCTGATGAAATCAATGGTTTAACCTTCACCAGTGCTCTTCTCTTTGTCCTCAGGTCCTTCAGCCTGGTTTCTCACCTTAAATGGAACCATTGAGGCTGAGCTGTCCAGGTCAGTGTCCCCAAGGAGAGGCTGGTGAGTGGCTGGGGACACCCAGCTGAAGGCTCCCTGAATaacccagcagctgagcagctttcAAGGAGACAACAGTGCAAGGAATTGGTGTCGTTTGAGCAAGCTGGGAGGGCTCCTGCTTTCCAGAATTCTTTCATGATCTAGCGAGACAGgttcagcagcagagcacaaaaTGGCTCCTCTGAGCAGCACTCAGCATCTGCATGGCACAGAGCTTGGGGCAACCCAGAAGGGAACACGGGGCCACCCTCACTGTCACCCCCTGAGCACGCAAGGGACACCCCTGGCTGGTTGCTCACTCTGCACTTGCATTCTTCAGCCACAACCCTGGGGGTacagagggcagagctggggttcTGGCACCtcacagctccctccctgcacaTCCCAGGTCTGAGCTGGCAAAGAGAAGGGGGTGCCCATGGGAgcccacccagcaccccagctcctcctctggtCACTCACCTGGGACCTAGAGCTGAGAGAAGTGAATCTAAGCAGCTGGATTAGAAGCTAGACTAGAGATTAGAGGACTGACTGCTCTCATCTTACAGGGAAAAAGGGGAGTTTCTGTAATTCTGAAGACACTTTCACCAATAACCTGCAATTTAGATATGAATTTGGGGCATGTATGAAGGGGAGCTGGTTAATAGCAGAGAGGAGCTTTTCATATGGAACCTGCAGCACTATTTGGCTCCCTTCCTGGGAATTCAGGAGAGAAAACATTGGGGAAAGAATGCTGAAGAAAGAATTCTTTTGGCACAGACAAATTTTAACAGAATATAATGTTGTCTCTTCAGGAGTACCTCCCCTGCTTCCTGCTTGAAATCTGGGAAGCCATACAGGATTCTCCCTGGTTCCCCTCGAGAGCAGAACTGGGACATACTAGAaacccctctcccttttcttaCCTAGAGGCAGGTAAAACTACtttcagggttttcttttgccttttctttgggGCAGGAGAGCCCTCCCCCTCTTGTTAAACAAAACACAATTACAGGCCTCTAAGCAGCAAAAGAGCAGagattctttttctgctgctttccacctTGATAAGCAATGCTATAACCAGCAGTGGAACTCCTTATGCACAAGACAGTTTTGATGAGGATGAGAAAGGGGATCCACTTGTTTATAGCTAGAACCCAGCAGCACACTGAGTGATCCAGCTGTGTCTGCTCACAGTACTTCAAATTTGAAAACACTGCTGACATTAGAAGACAGCAACTGTTCTACTGCAACTCACTGAGGCATCAGCAAAATGCAGGTTCCTTGGGTTAGTTCCAAATCTAGAAAGTTAGAATGAGCCTAGGCAACATTCCTTGAAGAAACAGGGTTTTAACTATGACATTACTGGTGCCACTGTAAATCAAATTCAAAACACCTGTGCCTTTAAGAGGAAGGGGGCATGTACGTGTAAAATGCTGGCAGTTTTTGTTCAATCCATAGAGAATCAGTTCTggacttaatatttttatgtccCAAGAAGTGTTGATATTCCTGTTAccactcttttttcttctcatccatGGAGACTCCACCAGGGCCCAATGCAACCACGAGGAGCAGCCCTCCAATGACAGACATGGTCTGGAAGAAATCATATTTGAGGAAGTCGTGCATGGGCTTGTAGGCTGGGACGGTCCAGAAGGCATTGAAGTAGATGTTGATGCCAAAGAGCCAGATGACCAGAGTCAAGGCAGCCAGCTTTGTCTTGAAGCCAATGGCCACTAAGATAATCAGGGCTGTGCCCACAATGTTCTGCAGAatctgcaaggaaaaataacatCTGGGTCTTACAGGGCAGGCTGGCACAGCACAATGActtgttttaaatattcattcttctaaaaatagattttaatgggcagccctgaggaggtTCTGCAGCCAACCTGGGATGTGGTGCTAGGTTCTAGTTCCataattcacatttttataCTGTGGTACTTACAGAAAAGAAGTTCATGTCAAAATGTAGCAGTGTCATGAACATGAGGACCAGCAGCACACGGCCCCCCAGCTGCATGTACTGCTTGGGAGAGCTTTCCCTCatggtggggacaccagcaAACATGCTCTTCCCCTCTGAGCGGGACTCagccaaaagcagcagcaaacctcCCCCAAGGGCAAGGTTCCTACAGAGAGACAGAAGTGGGGGTCAggggtggaaagaaaaaagcagtttattGCAGTTTGCACTGATCTGTAGCTGGAAAGTCTTCTCTGACAATTTCAACTCAGCAAGAACCTGCATGCTGGTGAGGAGTGGCCTTGCAATGAGTGTCTGCATTAGAACCACAGCTGGAAGAGCAGCACTGACACAGCAAGGATTcacacagctctgtgcagacacctgcagcctgccagagcagtccagcacccccagcccaggcacagcTGTTGAGCATCCCTTACAGCATGGATTCAGTTGTGCTGAAGTTATTCTGTACCCCAGGTTTAGCCACACATGCCAAAGTAGTTCAGAGGTTGCTTtgagaaaacagagcagcagcactgctgcaagAAGTTACACATTTACAGGGTTGTAGTAAGCCCAGTAAGTTCCTGAGCTGCTCCCTACCCTCACTTCAGAGGAGAGGGGTGAAAAGGCAGCAGCGAGACACCACCCAGGATGTGACAAGAGAGCTCACACATAAGAACCTCTGTCTTCTTTTCGGAGAAGGTGTTCAAGACTTAAAAATCCCAGAACCACTCCAGTATCTACATGCTTTGGTGTCCTCAGAGAATGGCTTcagtcacacaggaacatgctGCCACTTCAGTTAGGAAACACCAGCAGCTCACTGATCAGCTCTCAGCCAGGAGCTCAGTCCCAGAGCACTTGGATCCTCATGGGTCAGGATCAGTCTTTCCTCCCTACAGCCCTGAGCCTTTCATCTGCAGTTTCACACAGACTGAatggggttttaattttttttacattctgttAAAGCTCATTTAATGTAGATATACCATTTATAAAATCTTCCTAATAAATATTACATACAACTATAATTTCCTCTGTCAGTGAGAGGCAGTGTCAGACAacagttttcattctgttttcagCAAACCTTAAAGAAGCAGACATACCTCATCAAGAACTTCAGGTCCCATAGAATGCTGTATGCAATAGTCTgggcaaagaagaaaacaagttaAAACACCATCTAAATTACACTCAAGTTCTGTATTTGATTTATAACCTCAAACCCATACTTTCCACAGCATAAATCAATTATCAGTATGTAATACTGAAACGAGGTAGGGGACAGCAATGTGGTCCAATGAACCAGAGCAAAATGGGGAAGAGAAGCCAGAATTTGACTTGTCCTTCATCAGTTCAAAATTCATTAGTTTAAAATAGGAAGAATGCTGTCAGTGAGGATCCTTTGTGGTGGGGAAAATCCTTTATAAAAGCTGGGGACAGTCCTTTATAAAAGCTGTGTGCTAAAGGCCAAAGCAGCTCCAAGTTCTACATTTGGCACATTCCTGACAATCAGGTAAATTCCAAGTTACCTCTGCTAAATTGGTCAAGGTCAAGGATTGAACCAACATCTCCAGCTGACTAATTGCAATTACAGCCAAGGATCTATcagaagaacagcagcagcagcagcaaaatagTTCAATGCCACTGAGGATTGGCCCTAAGCCAGGATGGAGGAAAAATTCCAGGgttgtatttaaatatattggTAATACTGGGGCTAAGAGAGGAGATTCAAACACCACTGTTTAGAAGGGCTGAAGACTTGAGCCTCCTACCTGTAATGCTATAATTCCAAACAGTCCAAAGCAGGCATATTGCACAAAGTTCCTACTCAGCACCAGGATACAGCCACCTGAGTTGGGGAAATTGAGCACAGTTACACTTCTGGcttgcagaggaaaagctgctgcaggaatGCTAACAACTTGTATTGAACCAGGCAGGCTCCCACATCTTGCAGCTGTGCCACCAAGAACATCAGGCAGGAAATTTTAATGGCACAAATCACTTGGAGAATCTGTAAGTTTTAGTGcactttaaaatataattccagaaagatcttttattttacaaaggATGAGCACATGCTGAATGCAGTCCCCAGCAgacagcactgcacagcagctATTGGTGTTGAAGCATTAGAAGTTAAAAAGAAACTCATAacaggttttctgtttggttttggctctaggtttgtttttgttttgtttgttcatttgtttgatgtttctttgttttaaatgagaTAACTAATAGGGCAAACATGCTGCACTCCTTTTCCTTGAAGGCTTTTCTTTATATCCCCCTCAAAATTTCTGTAACAAAGCACTGACAGCCTTTGCTCCTTTGACATGAGGACTGGTGACTACAGTAAATTAAACTGACTGCACAGAAACGAGGGTAAAGAAACCCAgacaaaggacaaaaaaaaaattggaaaagcaATCAAGAACAGTAGCTCAGGGacataaaacacagaagaattttacttctgtttctGATACCCTAAGTCTACctaacacacacagagaaactCTGCTTCTGGGATTATTTTGATTCCTTGGGCTTTGAAAGCCTGACGCAAGCACCTCTCTCAGTGTACCAACTGCAGGGTAAGACTTTGCTGTTGAGATTAAAACCCATAAAACCAGCAGATGAGAAAGTCTTACTACTGCCCTGTTTAAGGAAACAGGAGTATTTCATTTAGAGAATCCAGGGGTGTGGTTTATGTTTAGAGATGCACAAAGAACTGAAACCAGATTGTCCTAATGGATTCTTGGCATCTCAGACTCAGAGGTAGCATGTCAGAAGAAATACTCTGAGACTACTTccaggaaaggcaggagcagaTCTATTACAAGTTCTTTTCACTCAGCCCACACCATCCTATCAGTTGTAAGTCACCAATGGCTATGAAGAAATCAGCAAAGCACTCTGTGCTGACAGCAGCCAGGGTGACAGCCACACTGGGGTGCTCTGGCACCCACCTTTACCAGCCTTAGAACCACTTACTCAGCTGTCCCAGGAGATTTATGAAGACAAAGATGGAAGCCAGGAAATAGCCACAGTTCCAGGTGCCATCAATGTAATCCCTCTGCTCACTCCACTGGAGCCACATGCGGATGCCATCCTCCAGGAAGGTGCTGATGAGGCAGAGTCTGGCCACGTGGGGCAGGTACTGCTTGGTCACCCGCAGGAACTGGGGACAGACAGCAGCATGGTTAGGGGAGGGCACAGCCACAGTGTCACACAGCCACGCAGGCTGCAGGTCTCATGCACACAGGGTCATCGACATCTGGAGAGAAACACAGACTTGGGACTTGGATTGAATGGAATTCTTCTCCACTTCCAGTCTGGCAAGgcttgggagcagagggaggagatgTGCTCTCATGCTCCACACAAAGAGCAGTTtggaaaaagactgaaaaagctGAATCCACCAGCACCTTTTTAGGCAAGAACAGCGTTTTGGTGGTGCTCTTCCTAGAGGAAGGCTGACCTTGGGTTGAGTTTGTCTACCAGGGTTTCATGTTACAGCTCAACTCTCTGATAGCCAGGAGCTGAAAGGGCAATCCTACTCCCACCCCCATGCTCAGGCACTCAACACCCTGTAAAAAATCGATTCAGGGAGCCAGGCTGACAGAAGACTAATTCtgtacaaattaaaaaacattaataagCTTTCTGCCAAGCTGGTTccctttttcagaaaagcaacagaGCAAGGCACTGTACTTGTGTAGCAGCAGCTATCAgaccagcagggctgctgctgcatgaACCTGCATCCTCTCCTCCTGTACAGTTTCTACCTCCATTGAAAACAGCAtcctctgcagaaagaaaactggCATTTATATCTACAGCTCGGTGTAGCAATGAAAAGAAAGTCATCTTATCATGCAAGAGACACTGAGCCTTAGTCCTTGGGCATGCCACATCTACCTGTTCCCAGACCCCCTCCATCCTATGATCATGAGAAAGGAACAGAAGTGCCAAGCAGGGTTTGGACCAGCACACTCTACAGACTGTGGGGTGCAGAGGAAAACTCACTGCCTCTGGATTATGAGAAGTTCTTAAGTGCCACCCTGcttcctcagcagcactggTTGTTACTTAATGCACCCTGCCACTAGGATCTGCATTGTCACCCTGGGTGGCAGCACACACGCAGGTCAGCTTTGATCCTTGGAAGGACACCCTTGGAGTCAGGCTATGCCACTTACTCAAAGTGCAAGCTGGtaagaaataaatgcaagtcTAATCTAAAACTAACTACAAGATGATCCAGCAGGTTTTATCCTTCAGGTGACAGGAGCCTCTTGGGCAGGTGGACACTTGTGAAAGGAAATGGCTGTGCCACAAAGCTCCCTGACTCCAGAGGTCCCTGCGttagaggcaggaggaggagccACTGAACAAACCCACCCCATCCCACACAAAGTTCAGTGTGTTGTAAGGCACATTGATTCACAGTTTATGCAATATTAGAATACTTGAAGCATGAACAGGGTGGGGAGACCCAGGTGCATACAGGTGTCTTCCAGACAGCACTGcattatattatttaaaaagggacagaaaaggcatacaaacattttctttcataattCAGTACTTATATTGACTTTAGGTTAGGCAATACAGCTGACTGGTTTCTTTCAGTACAGAgcatctgttttctctttttaaattctgcCAGCATTGCATCCTTCCAGTATATATGGGAGTGCAAAGAAGGCTGGCTCTAACCCATTCCTGAAAGTTTATTCTTCATTAGTAAATATTAAAGACTGTTTCAAACCCTGTGCAGATGACAAGCCTTGCTTACTGTGTAACTCAAGAttataacaagaaaaaaaatccaaacatgcTTAATAGTTAATAGAGGAACAAACTACACTGGTTGTACTACATGCATCCAGAGTCTAAGGGTCAAGACTCAAGTTGACCAAGTGCATTTTAAGTGCAGCTGTACTCTGACACAGGGCTGCCACTTCAGGCCCTTTTTAAGCCACATCAACAGTTGGATGAATGagtcagaagaaaatctgtgatCTTTGTCACTGAAAGAGACACATCTTGGTTTAGAGCTTTCTTGTCTCCCAGATTTCACTGTGAATTTGggcaaacttgctgaagaaCACCAAGGATAAAGTTGTTTTGTAAATAGTACAAAAGCCATAAGTGGTCTGTAAAGTCTGCCTTGTCAAGGTGCAGAACAGGCAACTTTGGTctagaaggaaaggaaagaagagaagtgCTGGGCACCtgtaggaaaatgaaaaacacactGCTGtggaaaggctgaaaaaatgaagaaaacattagAGGATATCTGCCTCCCAGCCTCATCTTTGTTGTGCTGAGGTGGGTCATGTGAGCTGATCTCAACTTCCCCTTCCCTGAGGCCAAACAACTGCCAAGAGTCCAGGTGAAGGAGCCAAGAAGACATTTAACATCTACCTGTTCTCCTGGCATAAAGAGGGAATTTCACCCCATCAATTAAACATGAGTGTGTGCACCCAATCAGCTTGAGACAAGTCAGACAGGCTGAAGCCTAAGGCAGCTGTAGCACTAAGCAACCTTATCATGACACACATCATCTCTGGACATCCATAACTCATGGAGCTGCACTGCCTTAGCTCCACACAAGCTGAAAGCCCTGTCCAGAGCAAGCTGCAGAGACAGGCTGCAcgaccaaaaaaccaacaagagaACAACCAGACATGAAGAGCCAGAGAAATGAATGGTGCAATTCCACGACACCTACAAGAGAGCCTAACACACATCAATTTTACAGTTAGAGGGTTTGAGTATAAACCACCTAAGTAACTTAGCTAAAGACAGTAATTAATAAGAAGCAGGAGATCTCTAGAAGTGGGACTGAATAGTACCAGACACCCTGGTTTTGATCCTACACATCACTGACAACCCAGGACTCAATCACTGGAGACCACTTCCTGCTTCCTTTATGATTCACAGGGATGAAAGCAGCACAAATCCTAACAAACCCATCCAGCTGGGCCAGGGGACTTGAAACACACACTCCATGAAGCACAATCCATGTTAAGTCAAAACGAAATGACTGTGTTAAAACTTGTGACATCAGGAAACTGGATGGTTCACTCTGCTACAGTTCTTGCATTGCCTGCTCTCAGCACACGCTGCCTGCTAGCAAGGGGCAAAAGAGCTTGggaaaagacagcaaaatgcTGAGGTAAAACTATTTCTAAAGAGCAGCTGGTTCTGTGTTAACAGCCAAGTCACTAACATCCCTCTAGCAGGATTAGAAAGGCAAACATAGATTGAAACACTCCTCTAATTTCAGTAAGCAAAGATGCACAAGAGGATCCAGGGATCTCCAGCTCAAATCTCTGctcaaaatctgcttttcccaAAGAGGGCTGAACTACTCAAACCTATAAAGATATAtacacagaggaaaagcaacTCTGTTTTGACTGTTATTCTTTCCAAACTATACCCCACCTCCAACAGCTTCTACTTTGTTAAAAATCCAGTCCATTTTGTTAAAAGTGTTCATACAGTAACATAATTACAGGTATTTTAAGACTAATACATTCCCACAGATGGGGATTTTTGCTGTGACCTAGGCATGTGCTGTCCAAACACAGAGGCCTTTCCTGTGTCTGTCCACACGTGTGTGTTCTGGGATCAGGAAAGCTCCCATCTTGCTGATGAGCAGCACTCTGCTGATCTATGCAGAAAGCTCTGCAGGGTGCACAGCCCCATCAGCTGCAGCTACTGATCAAGGCACATCCCAAAATATCCAGGTTGAATTTGTTTAAGGCATTGCTTTGTTCTGGGAGCACCTTGTTCAGCTCAAGCAGCCTGGGCCACCTTTTCTGGAATAGGAAGCTCAATCACTTCCTTTCACCAAGTTCTATGTATCCCCCTCAGGAGCTGCCACCTCACCAGGTCAAGGACAGCAGCACCCATCACACTGGGCTAATCCATGCCTACCAGTTACTTGGGAGAACTGGGAACAGAGGCCTCCCTGCTTATTTCACAAGGCAAGAAAGGAGCTCTGACCCCCTGGAACCCTGGCAGTGGTCTTAATCAGGCTTTTCATGAAAATGTCACATGCCAATGCTTTTCACTCCTTAAAGGTGCTTTACACCAATTCCCTTTTCCAAAAGGCTATTTATCAAATCCCATTTTAAAGACTGGAAAGTCATGTATTCCATTTTGGTCTCTCCCTTCACAGGaagtttcttttccatcttaACAAGAATGGGTGATTGGGCTTCTCACAATAAAGGCTGAGTGCACTGACATG of Calypte anna isolate BGI_N300 chromosome 17, bCalAnn1_v1.p, whole genome shotgun sequence contains these proteins:
- the SURF2 gene encoding surfeit locus protein 2, translated to MVEPGPAGGVAMAEVPEAEQQFLRQHPLLSLAETGKVRCRLTGHELPCRLSELQAYTNGKKYRRLLQTAGEFDYGSFEPHIVPSTKNLHQLFCKLTLRHINKFPEHVLRHVQGKRYQKALKAYEECQRAGLEFIPACLAQRQRRAQRPEEQRGGSRKEPEFWEPKSSDEDGEETDDSMSDLYPPSLFTEKSPGAPEASQGTEHFATDSEEEGAKQNGVKGESGGRMDVSRAGGTKRGKKQSGPLKKKFKSHHRKPKNFKKVANGK
- the SURF4 gene encoding surfeit locus protein 4, which codes for MGQNDIMGTAEDFADQFLRVTKQYLPHVARLCLISTFLEDGIRMWLQWSEQRDYIDGTWNCGYFLASIFVFINLLGQLSGCILVLSRNFVQYACFGLFGIIALQTIAYSILWDLKFLMRNLALGGGLLLLLAESRSEGKSMFAGVPTMRESSPKQYMQLGGRVLLVLMFMTLLHFDMNFFSILQNIVGTALIILVAIGFKTKLAALTLVIWLFGINIYFNAFWTVPAYKPMHDFLKYDFFQTMSVIGGLLLVVALGPGGVSMDEKKKEW